CCCCGTTTTTGCGTTCGGAATGCCCGCACCGCTGGCACTTTCAAACAGGCGGTAGCTGGTGAGGGCAGCCGTATAGAGCTCGTCGCCCGTTACCTGGCGGATGTCGTCAACGCGTTGCATCACAGCGGTAAGGGTAGCCTTGATCTGGTCGGCCTGCTCATACAGCGTGAGGTCGGTTTGCATGTTGGCCGCCGATACATAGGCCGGGATCACGCCGGCACCATTCGAGTTGATCTGGTAAATGGCATCTTCGGCAAACACTTTGTTGTCGACGTCGATGCTTTTCATGGCTTTCCGCTGGTCATCGGTCAGCGAAATGGCCGGCAGTTTGGCCAGGATCGTCGCCAGGGCCGTGTTGATGGCGGTGAGGTCAGCGGCTGAAATCGTCGTGTTCAGCCGGTTTTCAGTGAGATTACTCATGACGTTTTATTTTAAAAAAAGGGGGCGCAATGCACGCCCAGTGTTATACAATGGGCGCGAATTTAGCAGGCTGTTACGATGTGGCAACATCCCGTGTCGGACTTTGTCCGAATCCGGTCGTATTATGGGTGAATACGGTAGGTGAGGGGAATGGGGAAGGGCGAATTTAACAATTTGTAAAGGGTGAAGGGGAACTGAGTAACTGAGTAACTGAGTAACTGAGTAACTGAGGAACTGAGGAACTGAGAAACTGAGGAACTGAGGAATTGAGGAATTGAGGAATTGAGGAATTGAGGAATTGAGGAATCGGGTAACGGAGAGACTGAGTGGATGCGTCGTGAAGGACGTCGGAACGAGTGCGAGGTAGCGTGGTGGCCATGGTAGATTTTATCCTAAAAGGTTTGTTAAATCAGGTATTAATTTTATGTTTGCGATCCTAACATTCCAACCTTATGTACAAAAAGAGCATAAGTATCATTACGTTGCTACTCCTGTGTTTGCTGGTCGGTTGCTCAGCTGAGAGTGGCTGTTCAAAAATATCGAATCCGAGGGTGACGGTGGGTTCTTCCGGTGTTACCGTGGAAACCAGGGAATCAGGAGATTTCCGCATTGAGTTTGGGCCTACTGGTTTTACACGTGGCACAGGTTGGAGCCTTTTGGAGGCAGGCAACACTCTATACATCGGGCCCATGGCGCCTTCCACGACTTATGATATTTATATCATGAAAGTTTGTGACCTTGATTCCGAAGGTGATCCGTACGTACTTTCAGAGGTCAAAACGAACGCCAGTAACTGTACGGATACTGTTTCAATGTCCATTTCGCAGGGATCACCCACGGCCTTGTCGCTTGGTTTCTATTACGGTTACTTTGACAATCCGGATCATTTTGAACTGGAATATGGACTGGAGGGTTTTACCCAGGGAACCGGAACGAGCGTCTCAATCGAAGGCTACTCGTCAACTACCATTGGTTTGTCGGACCTTCAGGCGGGCGCCAGGTACGATTTGTATTTCCGGGCCGTATGCTCGGGTCTTGATGGTACGCCCTGGAAAAAGGTACCCTACACGTTGGGTGTAAACTGTCAGGAGCCCATAGATCTCAATTCCATCCTTGTTTCGGGTTCCTGTTCGACCGGCGTCGGTGCAACCCGTATGTTCTCGTGGTCGTATCCCTACAGCAATGTGTATAACTATAGTGTTTCATTGGTCAGCGCTGACAACATAGGCAATCCGGGTGCGGGCCAGATCTTCACCACAAGCGAACAATCTATTTCAATTTCCGGGCTTGATTGCGGTCCAAGTGCCTTTTTTGTGCGGGCTAATCGTTATGGGAATCAGACGGGTAGTGCCTGGGCGGGTCCTTTTTATTTTTAATTGGCGCATGGTGTCGTAGGAAGTGGTTCCGGGGTTGAGGTTTGGCAACTGATATCCAATAACCAACATCCAATAACCAACATCCCAACCCCTACAAGTATTTTCCCCATTGGATCAGTCCAACTCAAAACTCAACACTCAAAACTCAACACAAACAAGTATTTTCCCGAGAGGATCAATCCAACCCAACACCCAACACCCAACACCCAAAACCCAAAACCCAAAACCCAACCCCTACAAGTATTTTCCCGAGTGGATCAATCCAACCCAAAACCCAAAACCCCAAACCCAAAACCCCAAACCCCAACTCCTAACCTACGGAAAACCGTAAAAGTATTCCATTTCAGCCCGTTACATTTGGAGGGTAACACAAAAAACACCCTACCATGGAAAAGTATTATGTCAACAACAACGCCCAGAGCAACGGCGATCACGAAGTGCACCGCGCCAGTTGCCAGTATGTTCCCCTGATTCAGAGCAAAACCGATTTGGGGTATCACGACAACTGCTACACGGCCGTAGCCCAGGCGAAAAAAACGCACTCGCGCGCGAACGGATGTAAAACCTGCAGCCCGGCTTGCCACACGTCGTAGCGGCGCGGCAATCACCAATCTCTTGACGGTTTTCGGCTCTTACACCGCCCTGCGTAGAACTACGTAGGGGCGGTGTGTTAGTCGGAAAAATGGGTCGATGGGCGATGGAAGGGAGGTGGAAGGAGGGGATTGGGTAGATTGTATCCGTAGTGTTAATGACCTTATTGTATATTCACTTACAGACAGCTGAATACTATTCCAGTGCAGTTTGTTTAATATTAATTTCGATGAAATCTATTTACCCCAATGGCAAAAGAAAGCGTGCTATCGTTAGCTGAGAAGCAAAGTATTGTTATTAAGGAATTTATTTTCCACATCATTGTACAGGAAGAAGAAGAGCCTCGATATCTGGACGCCGTAACGATATCGGATGAACAGAAGCAATTTTTTAGAGATAGATTGATTGATGTATCGCAAGGAAACCAATTTATTTTTGCTGACAAGACGACTGGAGCAACTTACAAATTGTGCCAAAAATTACTTGAAAATACGTCACAGAATTTTCTCGAGGTTTCCAAGAGTCTGACTGCGGATTTTAAAAGTCGGCATAGTAAGAATACTTCTGACGGTGTTTTTATAACTGCTCTCGCTGAAATTGACGGGAAAAGAAACTTGATTTTTTTGGTCAAGTTGGATCATAAAAAGGTATATCGATACAAAGTAAAAGATGCAACTGCTCTATTGGAGGAAATCAAAAATACTTTTATCGAAGATAAATCTGCTGTCCAGAAAGTGGCTTTAATTGACGTCACAGACTATTATATCTGGGACGTATTAGCTTATGATAGAGCAAAACCGGGAAGCCTTACAGATTATTTCAAAAACTTCCTTTCGGTTAAACCAAGGGATACACCAAGTAAGTGGACAACGGACGCTATACAGCTTCCAAATCGCTGGGCAAGCGCCAACAGAGACATTTTGGATCCAGAGCAACAGCCGTATCACTATAAGGAACGTGCGATAACGTATTTATCGACATCAAGTATGTTTAGTACGGATGAATATATAGATTTTGTAGTAATTGATGAAGACGAAAATCGCCGAGAGATTCTTAAAGAATCGTTTAGAAGTTATATGATTGAAACTGGTTTACATGGACAAGAATTTCCTCCCAACAAAGGCTCAATTAACAGAAAAACAAAAAGGAACACTGTTAAGACATCTGAAGGTGTAACGCTTCAATGGACAGGCTCGGCAGAAGATGCTAATATCAATATTCCACAAAAATCAGAAGATGGATTATATCATATTGCCATTACGTCGCATAGTATAACCTATATGTGATGCTGAGAGATTTATTTTCTGTTTTTTCGAAATTAAAAGCGCTATCTAAAATTGAGGAGGGATGGTCATATTTAACTTTTTCAGGGACTTGGCAGAATGGCGGTGATTTCGATTTATTCAGTCAAATCGAGAAATTCAGTCAGTCGGAAAATCTTCAGTTCGGCATTACATGGCAGATAGATGGAAATTCGACTAGTTATGAGGAATTCAAAGAAGACTTGGTTAATGGTTCTTTATGGCAGATGAACATTAATAAAACGTCTCGTTTGGAATACAATCGAGCAAATTTTTTCTACGACTTAGTTACATTTAATACTTGGGCTAGGGCGTTAGAACCCTTTGATAAAACAAATCCACTTCTTTCGGCTTACCCAATTAGGATTTACGTCAACAATCTCAAACATAAAATAATCGCAAGTAACTATATTATCTGCGATCCACATCTACAATTGGATTTTGGAGCCGCTAATGGCCTTCCTAGCTTTGATGAGGTTAATTCGTCAATTCATGTCGTAAGCAGAGATAATTTTACCATCGAACCAGCTAAGCTTCTTGTTACCGATGGGGAATGCAACGATTCGACCGCACCATTTTTTGAAATGTCCGCAAAAGCGCTAGGAGCGTGTATTGTTTCGGAATTTGTGAGTCGCGACTCTATCATTCTGAGAGGTGTACGGAGAATTGATCTTGTTTTCTATAAAAACATTACAGCATTAAACATCGACCAGTTACGACAGTTAAAATCTGCTGTTATTTGGATTTATGAGGAACGGACCGACTTAAAGCTGAAGCTGTTTCTGGACCGATTAACGCTGGACATCGATTTAAATCAGGATTATATTTCGGAATTATTACGTCTTAACAGAAGTTGCCTAGAGCAAGCGAAAGAACGATATGCCTTCATAACTTTTGAAAGGAAAGATCAATATCAAAAAGAACTGAGAGAATTACTTAAAGACTTAAAAGGTATATCGGATCTTTACACTAATAAGGTTAGGACATTGCTATCCAATTTGCTACGAGACGTTTTGGCAGGACTATTATTGATAGGAATTACTATTCTGTCTAAAGTCGAAAATGTCATTTCTGTTACGAACAGTCCCGTTATTAATCTTGTTTTTAAGGCTTTTGCCGCATATTTTCTCCTCTCGATTATCTTTCAATCTGTTTTTGATTTTCTTGATATAAGTAAGGCAAAAGACGAGTTTATATATTGGAAGCGCACGTCTCGCGAGTACATTTCAGAATTGGAATTTCGTAAGTATCTCAAAGAAACCGTCGAACGCAGGGAATTGTTCACATATTGTTATTACGGTTTTCTCATAATGACCTATTTAGCTCTTTCGATCATATCATACAAATTCATAGATATTTTAAAGGAAGCTCTTGTCTGATAAGTTTAGAATCCCAAAAGCAAATCTTTTCCCTTTACAATCGAACTTTACTTCCATTATGTCATAGAGTCAAATGCATCCCCTATCAATTGTTTTTGTATGCCTCGCCTTCGCCACCATTGGCTTCATCCTCTACCGGCAACGCCAGAATGTACAAGCCATCCAAACGGTCACGGAGCGGCACCGCGGTACGTCCTCCGAGCGGGAATTGGTGCTGCAACTGCTGCGGATGGGTTTTCGTAACACCGCAATCTTCCATGACCTGTATATCCGGAACCGCAACGGAACCTATACCCAGATCGACCTGGTGCTGGCCACGGACGTAGGCATTCTCGTATTTGAGGTGAAGGAGTATAGCGGCTGGATCTTCGGAACGGGCACGCAACGAAACTGGACGCAGGTAATGGGCTACGGGCGGTATAAGTACCCGTTTTTATAACCCGGTGTTCCAGAACCGAAAGCACGTCTCGGACTTACGAGACCAGCTTCCGCAATTCAGGGATATTCCCTTTTATTCCATCGTAGTTTTTTATGGAAATTGTCAGTTCGTAAAAGTGAAGGAGATACCCTCTGATACGTTTTTGGTCAAATGGCATGAGGTGGCAAACGTCATCAATGGCATTGTCGCAAGTGGTAAATCAGCGCCTTACAAAGACAAATGGGAAGTGGCGCACTTTCTGGCAGCTGCGGCCCGAAATGGCGCCGATCACCAAATCGTACAATAGCACGTGATCAACGTTACACAGTGGCGAAGACAGTTTGGGGCGGGAGGGTGAGGAACTGAATAACTGAGTAACTGAGAAACTGAGTAACTGAGAAACTGAGGATAAGTCGAAAGTCGAAAGAAGTAGCAAGTAGCAAGTAGCGAGAACCAAGAACCAAGAACCAAGAACCAACACCCAACCCTTACAAGTATTTTCCCGAGTGAATCAGTCTAACTCAAAACTCAACACTCAAAACTCAACACATACCGGTATTTCCCCGAGTGGATCAATCCAACCCAAAACCCAAAACCCAACCCAGCGCTAGGTTTTCACTATTTTCCCGCCTTTCACTATGGTCATTTTCCCCATGAAATGGCGGGGATCTTCAAACGGATTTTGCTCCCATAAAATCAAGTTGGCCTTTTTGCCTTGTTCTACCGAGCCCGTTTCATGCTCTATCCCCATTGCTTTTGCGCCATTATAACTTGCTATTCTAACTACCTCTGAAACACTAAAACCATACTTGCTGAGAATAAGGAGCTCTGAGATATTCACTTTGCCACCATTAGGCATGTCGGAACCCAATCGGATTTCAATTCCCTTATCTTGCATCGTTTTTGTGTATTTCATCATAATCGCAAAATTTTCTCTACACCGTTTGAGCTGTTTTGTAGTTAACGTCGTGTCTTTGGGAGTGGTGAAATAGGTCGGCTCAAATTGCTCGTAAATACGGTGAATGGTTGTCGAAAAAGTTCCTTTTTTCCTGGCGAGATTGTTTATAAAAGTCACCATTTCAGGCTTTTTGTTTTCGTCAATAAATCTGAATTGTTCCAGGAAAAATTCCAACATCCTGGCCTCGGTATTCAGTTCGCCAAAATTTGCATTGAATTGTTTATTCAATTTTTCCCAATCTGCATCGGTTGTTATAATGCTGTTCGGAATGGTAGCAATATGCTCGTAATTAGTTAAACCGACATTCAACGTATGTTGCATGGTTAAATACGCTGGGTTGAAATCGCCAATGTGTCCATAAACTTTCATTTTCAGACTGTCTGCGGTTTTGCAACAAACAGAAAATTCAGGCTCTTTCAGGCGGAAGTACAGTTTCAGGTGTTGTAATCCGAGGTTGTGATACGCTATAATTTTTTGTCTTGCTTTTTCGGGAGTTACGACTTCCGTGTGCCCGATATAAGGAACTCTGTTGTCTTTTGAGATCAATGCCCCACCACATACATAGAAGTCTACGTAGTTTGGATCGGGCGTCTTCTGCCATTCTGTTAACGGTGTAAGCCAATTTTCAGGTTGTCCCATGGTCAGGACTGTCGTGGTTCCATGTGGCAAATAGTCGTCCGACAATTTTTTGCGTAGTGAAACCAGGCTGTCTTTCGCTAAAAACGTCGGCGCATTTTCATAGTCTCCAAACACGTCTGTCGGATGAATATGGGTGTCAATAAAGCCAGGGGTAACCAGCTTTCCTTTGGCATCTATCGTTTCTTTGGCAGTGTAGGAATCAGAACGGCTAACTACAGCTTCAATTCGTCCATTTAGGATGAGTATCGTCTGATCGTCTGTTGTCTTTCCCGTTTTTACATCCAGTACCTGTGCATGGGTAATGACCAAATCATAGGTTTTATCTGGTTTGCAAGCCTGTAGTAGTGTTAGCAATAAAAGGCAAAGGGTTAGATACTTTTTCATGAATGGCTGCCGGATGCCCAGATTTCTTATGGTTTTCAATTTCTACTCAATACCCAATTGCCGTCCTTCCTTCAAGGCCTTTTTGTCCATGGCGGAACCCATCACGATTCCGATTCCCATGCCGAAGGGTAAACCAATGCCCAGCAGGCCGATGTTTCCGATACTGACACCAATGGCAGCGCCAATCGGCAGTCCAAATGTTGTCATACCGAGCATCATCCACATATTTCGGTAATGATTCCTGGGTACGAGTTTCAGTTCTTTTTCGATCTTTCTCAGCAACGAGGTTTGTTGTTGTTTGATGAACCGGCACAATTGGTTGCCTTCCAGTGTCGACGCGTTTATTTTGTCAACACTCGCATTTAGGGCACTTATGATGGTTTCAGGCAGTTCTCGTTGGCCCAGTTCGTCAAGCAGTTCTCCAAACTGCGTATACGTTTTGTTCAATTTGGCATCGGAAAAAGGGTGTTCCGGCGTGTTTAATTTGGTGATCTCCATGTGGTGTCTCTTTGACGTAATCGGGTGGTGTAGTTAGCATTCGTTTTCAAATATACGTAAATGGGGCGTGTGGAGTTAGGGTTGAAGGAGAGTAACTGAGTAACTGAGTAACTGAGTAACTGAGTAACTGAGTAACTGAGTAACTGAGGAGCTAATTACTAGCCCACTAACTGCTCAATAGACATCAGAAGAGGCTTTGGAAAGTCAATAAGCTTTGTCGGAGCTATCGGAACTTTTCCAGCGTTTGTAATAGTGAAATTATCGATTGTGAAGGTGACTTTGATGTCCCAATGTCATATATATCCGGAGAAACCATACTGATGATCTTATCGAAAGTGAGATTGGAATCCCTGGAATGAATTTCCAAGGCGTCCGCCCTTGCATCGTAATAATTTGCAATTCGGATATCGTACCGATAGATACGAATTAATAACTGTACTAGGAAAATCAAAATCAAGATAGCGCCAATACGGGTACTTAAAGTGGTGAAAAAGTCGAAGTAGTTATCGTTTTTTTGATCTTTTTCTTTCTTCGTTTCCAGTTTTTCCA
This genomic interval from Flavobacterium sp. HJ-32-4 contains the following:
- a CDS encoding nucleoid-associated protein, producing MAKESVLSLAEKQSIVIKEFIFHIIVQEEEEPRYLDAVTISDEQKQFFRDRLIDVSQGNQFIFADKTTGATYKLCQKLLENTSQNFLEVSKSLTADFKSRHSKNTSDGVFITALAEIDGKRNLIFLVKLDHKKVYRYKVKDATALLEEIKNTFIEDKSAVQKVALIDVTDYYIWDVLAYDRAKPGSLTDYFKNFLSVKPRDTPSKWTTDAIQLPNRWASANRDILDPEQQPYHYKERAITYLSTSSMFSTDEYIDFVVIDEDENRREILKESFRSYMIETGLHGQEFPPNKGSINRKTKRNTVKTSEGVTLQWTGSAEDANINIPQKSEDGLYHIAITSHSITYM
- a CDS encoding nuclease-related domain-containing protein, with translation MHPLSIVFVCLAFATIGFILYRQRQNVQAIQTVTERHRGTSSERELVLQLLRMGFRNTAIFHDLYIRNRNGTYTQIDLVLATDVGILVFEVKEYSGWIFGTGTQRNWTQVMGYGRYKYPFL
- a CDS encoding amidohydrolase family protein: MKKYLTLCLLLLTLLQACKPDKTYDLVITHAQVLDVKTGKTTDDQTILILNGRIEAVVSRSDSYTAKETIDAKGKLVTPGFIDTHIHPTDVFGDYENAPTFLAKDSLVSLRKKLSDDYLPHGTTTVLTMGQPENWLTPLTEWQKTPDPNYVDFYVCGGALISKDNRVPYIGHTEVVTPEKARQKIIAYHNLGLQHLKLYFRLKEPEFSVCCKTADSLKMKVYGHIGDFNPAYLTMQHTLNVGLTNYEHIATIPNSIITTDADWEKLNKQFNANFGELNTEARMLEFFLEQFRFIDENKKPEMVTFINNLARKKGTFSTTIHRIYEQFEPTYFTTPKDTTLTTKQLKRCRENFAIMMKYTKTMQDKGIEIRLGSDMPNGGKVNISELLILSKYGFSVSEVVRIASYNGAKAMGIEHETGSVEQGKKANLILWEQNPFEDPRHFMGKMTIVKGGKIVKT